CAGAGAACGCTTACTGCAGGGATTTTAAGTGAAAGTGGTAAACAATTCACTAAACTCACTTTCTTTTTTGCCTGAAATAATACGCAAGCTAAGAGTTCAACTCTGACAAAGTCAAACTGAGACAGTGCTAAAAAAGGAGCAGTAAAGTTGACATAGCCCTCGAGCCCATAAACACTCAGTCTGGTACCGCTAGACCAGCATGGCATCTGTGAGTGTTAGTTAGCATTTGGACTATTTCTGCATtcccacctaccccccccccccaaaaaaaaattagaaaccaaaacaatctgaacaataaaataaaattgtggaaacaatgcttctgagaaaataatttacagGTCTCACTTTCATACCTCAGTACTGTCACAGAAAATAATGCgatatgaaaaataattcattaagagaccatttctaatattttggGTATAGTTTATGCACATCTCACATATGTCAGtcaacataaaaatgaaagttcAAGAGTCAGACTAATTCACAATTGGTTATGAGGAAATGTGGTTTTAGATTTGAGGTTTTTCATTAAatctaaattctattttactatttcatgtatattttaatttgagcTATTATGAGAAGATACATTATAGCTTGAGATATTTAATAAGACTATACATATACTCAAAGAATATCACGTATTCTTACCAGTACAATACTTGCAAGGTAATTTTAGTGATATTAAAGCCTCTTCTGTAACACCGTAAGGATGACTCACTTGAAACTAAGGGAACATCAGTTTAGAGTGtttctatatatagaaataatCGTAAAATTTAGGAGATAGTCTTTTAACTACTGAAATTGTTTTCTCTACGTTAACACGTATTCAGTAATCAGAAGACACATCTATGCTTAATACAGTggcaacttttatttttactctccTCAAGGTTATTAGCAATGAATGCTAAAATGTACCTTGAATTTTATAGCTTAGCTGtatcaagttgaaaaaaaaatcaagtatttgtATCACAAATCCAAGAGGAAAGGTAGCCAGTTTGAATAGATGGCCCATTCTCATTTCAAATTCCTAAATCAATCCAAGGGGTCTGGGTTTCCTTTACCTCACAACTGACTTCTTGATTATAGGGCACTTGGCCAAAGGGAAGGAGTGGAAATAAAAATTGCAACTGATAACATTGTAAATATACTCTGCATCTTGGGGAGCAATTTTTCTCCACATACCACCTGTGTTCAACTGTCACGATATACTGCAACATTTGTTTCAAGTATCGTCACATTTTTTTAGTAGCCTCACATTAGTTCAGATTTGCTGCCTTCACTTCTTTCACTTGCATTTTCCCACTGTTCTAAATAGCAATTCTATGACTGTCTTCTGCATTTTACGTGACACAGCACTTCAGTGGTTGTAGTGGGattattcaaaaatgaaaaataatcataaatgtaGTATGGTATCTCTAAATGACTGGGAATAGAAGCAATTCCCTTTCTGTAGTAAAAGTACATGTATACACTTGAGTAtagcatgcacacacattttcAATGTTTAATTTCTTCAATACATACACAGATATACATATGAGCAAATACTCTCGATTGTGAACAGTTGAAGTCAGGATACTTAAACTCTAAAATAAGcatttcatttagaaaattaaacatgACTGTTTACCCAGAACCAGACTGTAATGCAACTCTCACAGATTGTTTTATTACTGGAAGAAGTTGTCAAATGTAAataggtcactttttttttttttttttttttttttttacattttcatttataccCCCACAAAAAGCACACTGGGGCCAAGAAAATTAATTCCCCAAGTGCTGTCAACCAGGTTGGGAAATAGCAATAAACAGCTTACTGTAAAGCCCCTCCAGCCACAATAAAAAGGCTGTCAATAAGTGAGCTGAGTGAGAGCTGGGCTGTGTACAAACAGGTACTCTGGAAATGATAATCTGAAAGGGAAAAGACCTGACGTTTCTTATTCCAATATGCtgaggcagtggttctcaaagtatggtctctGGACTAACAGCATCAACATGACTACGATCTTGTCAGCAATGGAAACTTTCAGGCTTGACCCCAATGGTACTGAATCAGAACATCTGGGAGTGGGGTCCATGTTTTAAGAAACCCTCCGGATCATTCTGAGACaccttaaagtttgagaacttaatatcacattttaaaaatcacatccactaagaatatattttccttttagaaaaatacACCAATGAGCTTTATCACTGTAAGCCCTACTGGAATTGATTATCTTGCCATCCTCTTAAACCTATAACAGTGAACTTcgcttatttataaataaatatcaagacATGctcttgcttttcttaaaaaCCGGAAATTCCACCCAATCTGTGAATGATAAGGGTACTTCTGAAAATTCATGCAAAATAATTTGTGGAAAATCCAGTGACAGATTTGTTATgttcaaggaaaatgaaagctCAGTGAAATCGAGTGGATGAGGAATATGGTTTCCAACATTCTTTGCAGGGTCACACAAGGCAAAACAGCAGGggaatgaaagacaaaataggAACTTATGCCCTGATGGCAGAGGAGTCAGACATTATGTTTTCATTGTATCGACAACACAAATGAATGATATTTAAATTTGGTAGCCCTTTACTCAAGAATCTTGCATTTTACTCACACATCAACTAGCACCATTAAGTGAAAAAGGTATTCCTGTTCACAGCGCTCTGTGCCCACTCAACTAAAAATCTTCACacattatatgtttataaattcCTTTGAAAGCTTTTGTTGTGATAAACCCtacttttttcaaaattgtgtaGCTTCAGGAGCATATTCTGTATAAAAGCAACTAGTTGAAGAGAAggagctaaaaatagaacttttatTTTAGCTTAACTAGAACTTCTTCAGATAACACTCATGtagttcagttaaaaaaaaaaaaacaacctaaaaggATCGTATATAATTTATGTTCTTCATTCATAGAAAATATGCCTCTCACACTAAAATTGTACATATTGCTATCACCAACACTTCTCCTTACTTCCAATATTCCTTTTCTCCAACCCTGCAATTTTTCTTTCTCGGCGTGAAAATTTCTAAAAGGTATAAGCAAAGCCATTTCAATAGCTTTTCAGCATAATAGTGAATTACAGCTATGTCTGAACATCCAAATGACTACAATGAGAACTGCACAGTAACACATGGTCTCAAGGAATGTCTAAAATGCACTTTAGTTCCAGTTAGAGAATTAGTCAGCATCCTATTTTAAAGATTACATCATACAAATGTTCTTATGACTAAGCCTAaacaaaatatcttttccataatttgctgAAATGCACTTAACATTTATGTCACTGTACTACATAGAGTTTCAAGTTTTGTGGAGAAGTCAGAAAAAGTGGGCCCGTGCGTCAATGCTAATCCACACCACATttacatgaaaagaaagatgATGTTGGAAGAATATCAGAatgtttctttggaaaacaaatttcAGATTTTGTATGAAAAGTTCAAATCATGCTTGCTTTTTTCAAGAGAGTATGCAAATCATAAAATATCAGCATATTGTGAGTGACCTTCacctaaaaagtaaataaaaaagccgttttctttcttttcattaatagTACCTTCATATTTAAGTCCATTAAATCCATTAAGTCCATTAGTTTCAAAAATTACTTAGCATGATTAACTATCTTATTTACCAACTTTCACAAACCTTTACTAAGCTCAGAAAtcttctacattttaaaacaacctCTCTTAAAAAGCTGATGAAGTTAACATAAAAATAAGTCTTCCCAACTTCAACTTCTATCAGATAACTTCATATGCTCCTCTAGAATTCTGACACGGACTTATTTTAATTCCTCTCATTCTGTGCCTTCAAGCTTTAAgtatatgtacttttaaaatgctCTAGATATCTAATCTTTTACATTAAGAAGTAGAGATTTTAGTTGAATAATCACAGATAGACATTATGCTTACTGTTCTGGGAATATCTATGTGATTCACTGTCAAAATTACTTTTATGAATATCTTATTACCACAAAACCTTAAAGTCATTCCAGAGCAATAAACACTAGATGGTAAGAGGGAAATAGAGTTTCAATAAAACATTCTATCTCACCCCACGTCCcgcataaaaaaaggaaaaactcttGAGTTTTCACACACTGATCAACAATTGTCAATACTGTCctgcaaatttatttttgctttccttgattttctgaaATCTATATGTTCCTTATTTTGAACAAATTCAGATGGGCCATCACCACAGGGGGACTCAGTACCAACAAGGGTAGAACTCAGATTACGAAATCCTAGAAAGTTGGTGTGGTGAGAGCTAATCACAAAAGCGCAACCAAATGAATTGAAATGCTAGTTGCTCCAGAGCAACTATCATTAAATAAAAGGTATCTTTGGCTGTAGTACCAGCTtgatccttccctcccccctttccttgCTACTGCGGGATGGGCGCCTGGCCAGCACAAGCGACATGATACCCTAGTGCCATCTACAGGCTATTACTGACACTCAAATTTCATGGCAATAGACAAGCAccagtgaaataaattagacaGCACtgcatttaaatctttattaacaAGGAATTATTAGACCTAAGAAAAACTAATTCTGGATTTGGTTGAAATATGAGTTTCTCAGCCTCTTAATCCCTCTTCATATGGCATATTTCACAGTTTAAAATGAGTTATGACAGATCACTTATGCATTACTAAGATGGGAGAATATTTACAATGgattcattcttttctgtatAAATTGGTTATATCAGGGAGAAAgcattccttctatttttttttttttcttgaaagagtACTTTGGCCATTACGGACAATTTGCCAACCTTCTATTCAATACCCAATGTACTATATTACAATGAAATCATCTGAAATCAAAGAGAAGGCTTCCTATATGGCTTCGTTGCAATCTATCAACAATCATGTGCTTCACGGCTGATGTACATTTAATAAACTACTATCTTGtttagagactaaaaaaaaattaaccccttTAGCAACCACAGCTCCAAAATAATTATAGCGACACCTTCAAACGTCATTTAAAACTTGGGATTTGAAGGTGACTTTTTAGATCAAAAGGTAACGTGAAAATCTTGAAGCAGTCAATTTGGAAACCCCAGGAGCAGAATTTGGCATAACAGGACAGGTTTTCTTCTTCAGCAAACATTATCTTGGGACATTTTggaattatttcctcttttcatcttttgtcaTTTGAAGGAAACTGGGAAGTTAAATAATTCTCAGAACTCAGAAATTTCAAAGCTGTTCTAAAAATTCTTGACTGAGCCCCAGAGGAATAAAAAAAGgggtcaagttttttttttccctctttgtaacTAAGCTAAAGTTAGACCAAAACAAGAGACACACTGGCACGTTAATACTGGTTGACTGGGCACTTGTATGCAGTACTTATAGACCAGTAAAAGTGCTCGTTTACCTGTCTGGTGTGTAAGGGGCCCTTTGTCTTGAAGCCTCCTTGGGAACTGCACTCTGAGGCACTGAAGTGATCTGAACTAGTGGAAGAGCGTTTGGAGAGGGTGTCACAACCCCCGACAAAGGTGTTGTCCAAAGGGAGTTCCTGAATCACATGATGCTTTTTCACGGAAACCGGAGTGTCTGGTTTAAGATGAAAAGCAGGCTGTGGAGAAGCAGATTTGTAGTGCTTGGCCAGGTCAGGGCTGTTAGGCTTGAAGGTTGTTGGAGGGGCTGGGCCCCAGTCAAATCTTCCTATACTTTGCTCCTCCAGCTCAGCGGGCAGACTTATTGTCCCATTGATAGGTTCGTGAACTGCATCGTCAGGTTTGGACTCTTCAATTGTAACAAAGTTCAAAAGAGAGCTCTTGGgagactttcttttcttccttttctttttcttgttttgtttgttctcctGGTTTGGGGACATCCACTCAGCACCTTGCTTGCTCCTCTGAGCTGCTTTGAACCTCGATGCATGGCGACATCGCACCAGGACAGTGACGAAGATCACCACTATGACCACCATGGCCCCTGCGACGATGGCAATCATGATGGTGAGATAGTCCTCATTTTGATAGGGTTGGCTACTGTCCCCTATGTTCCTATCCAGTGGGGTCTCCATAGTCCTGCGAATCAAGTCATAGATATAGGAGGCATTCCCAGCGGTGTCATTAACGTAAAGAAAAACAAGCACGAGTGTGTGCAAAGACTTAGGGTATCCCAGGTCACTTATATTGACCACCAAACGGTGCAAGCCCACATCAGTAGGTGCTGGCTTCTCTTCCAGAGTGATGTTACCTGTTACTGGATCGATCCGAAACAAGCCTTTGTTGTTCCCACTCACAATTGTATACTTCAGTTCGGCGTTCATCCCAGTGTCGATATCCACTGCAAAAACTTCTGCTACCACAGAGCCAGGAATGGCTGAGAGGGGTACCAACTTAAAAGAAGTGTTGGAAGGTGGAGAAATGACAACTGGGCTATTGTCATTGACATCCATGACATTGATAGTTACTTTTGCAGTGGAGGAACGAGGTGGTTGTCCTCCATCAGTGGCTTTGACATCAAAAGTGTAGGAACTCTGCTGCTCTCTATCAAATGAGACATTTGACTTTATGACTCCAGAATAGGGATCCAGCACAAAATTATCATTGTCATTTAGAATGGAGAGAGTCACAGCTTTATTCTCTCCAGCATCTGCATCTGTCACTGTGATTACCCCCACAGTACTATACTTTGGCAGATTCTCAgacacaaaaaattgaaaatgattaTGAGTAAACTTGGGGCTATTGTCATTCTCATCCAGAACAGTAACTATCACGGCCGCTTGGCTTTGGAGGGGAGGGGTTCCATTGTCCCTGGCAGTTACTGTAAAAATGAACCGCTCCTGTTCTTCTCTGTCAAAGACTCTGGAGGCTGTCAAAACTCCTGTCTTTCGGTCCAAATCAAAGAAGGAGGCATTCGGTCCAAGCTGATAAACAATGTCCGCATTTTTCCCACTGTCTTCATCTGTGGCACTAATAGTTGTTAAGTATAACCCACGTCGGTTGTTTTCAGAAACTGACAGCTCAATTACAGGCTGGTTGAAAATTGGTGGGTTGTCATTTTCGTCCTCAAGCTTAACCCTTACCAGGGCAGTCTGATTTAAACTGGGTTTCCCAGAATCAGAGGCAACAATTTTAAAGCTGAATTCTTTGGTGCCCTCATAGTCCAACAAAGAGGAGGTCTCTAACAAATATTGGTTATCGTATACTGCCTTCAAATGAAATGGGACCTCTCTTTCAATAAAACAGATCACTTTGCCATTCACATCTGTGTCCTTATCTGAAACTGTAATTAGGGCAATCTTTGTATTGACAGGATCTTTCTCAGATAAATACACTGTGCCATTGATGGGACTTATAATGTACCTGAGGTCTATGTTAGGAGGGTTATCATTTACATCAGTGACATTGATGGTAACCGTTGCTCGAGCAGGAGTGGAGCTGCCATCACTAGCCAGCACTGTCACTTTGTGAATGGCTGTCTCCTCTCGATCTAGGGACCTCTGAACTGTAATCAGCCCAGTAGTATTATTTAAAGCAAAGAGCCTTTTGGTTGCAGGGGCGACCTGGGCACCAAAAATGTACCGGATTTCAGCATTACTGCCTATATCTGCATCAGTGGCATGGAGCTGAATTACAGAGGTGCCCACAGGAGCATTCTCTGGAATATGCACCTCCACTTGACCCTCTTTAAACACTGGCCTGTTGTCATTTACATCACTTACTGTGACCTGCAGTATGGCCGTGCTGGATTTCTGTGGAGTGCCTCCATCCTCTACTTTGATTTTCATCACATAGGTATCTTTCTGTTCTCTGTCCAAGTTTTGCTGAACAATCAATTGCGGCCACTTCTCTCCCTCCGGAGTTTCCACGATATCCAGTCCAAAAACACTCTGCCCATTTAACAATTCATAATGCTGTACACCATTGAAGCCTGTGTCAGGATCTGTTGCTGATGGAATTGGAAAGCGGCTGTTGATCAAAGTGTTTTCTGGAATGGAAATATTGATGACAGGGGATGGAAACATGGGGGCATTATCATTGGTATCcttgacaattatttttattttgatcagcCTGAAAAAATCATTGGGGAGGATCACTACCTCAAGTTCAAAGAAACACTCATTCTCCTCAGCATAAGAGGCTCCAGCACAGAGTTTTTCTCTGTCTATTCTATTGGAGGTTGTGAAAATTTCCCCAGTGCTACTGGATACTTTCACCAAAGGGGCATCCCCAGCTTTAGAAACCAGTCTGTAGACAAGGCTGGCACTGGTCCCTGTGGCAGCATTGATGTGAGAAATGTTCAGATCCTTTGGTATGTTTCCTATGGGCACATTTTCAGGCAATTCCTCTCTAATAGTGTAAATAAGTTCTTGAGCTATTGCGGAATCCAGCCTTAAACAGGCAATCAGAGCAGCCAACAGGTAAAAATCCCTCAGGTCCatgataatgtatttattttcttttcctggattTTAGGGTTTAAAGGTTTCCACTGAGGAATGATGCACGAATTGCAAGAGGAAGCGTGCATGGACTGGAGGATGCATTACATCTCATCGCTTATTTGGAGACAGCCACTGTCAACACAATCGTATAGACAATATTATTCTTCAGTAAACAAAAACACACAGTCATGAAATATCACAACACATTTTCCACTGCACATTAGTAAACATGGCAGTTTGCTCTGCCACTGTTTGCAAGTTAACTCTGTGGATGAAAACACTAAATATCCACTGCTTGTTGCATTtgcaggagaaaatgaaattaatctaCTTTTGAATTAAGGACAGCTGCTATTTTTACCTGAATTCACCCACACTGTTTTTCAGGACACTGTTTAATTCAAAACATGCATTCTtgttctcctcttcccctccccctgtcttACCCGCCTCCTGGCTTCTAACCCACCTCCCTTAGTTTTTTTAGGTGCAAGTGAAAAACACCAAGTATTTAGCTATGGTTCCTGCTAATTGCTTTGTCACATGTCAAATGTgatgttttcttctctgctaCACTGAGTCACCTCTTTCCTCTAAAAAGActatctcttctttcctcccagtTCCTCAACTGCCTTCTAATACAATCTTACTGGGAAACAAGCACCCGGACATGCTGCTGCAGCATCAGAAGCAATAGTCACCGGCCACTACACAGCCTCATTGCTTAAGAGCACGATACCAACACTTCAAATTTCCTACCCAGACCTTGCTCTCATTTCTCCATATTGCCAAATTATCCCCATTTGGATTAAGAAACacactaaaacttttaaaaatgtataatacaaGATTCCTCATCCTAGATGTGGAAGAGAGTGTGGAGATGGAAGTAAAACGCAGCTAACATTTCCATGTAACAGCACAATATTTTCTACTGaacataaaagaggaaaaaatgcagTTTCTTAACCCTGATCCCTGGTTATAATATGAGTAACATCTGCCACACATAAATACTGCAACCCAGTAACGCAGGTAAAAAGGCTTCTGCTTAGATGCTCCCCTAACTGCAATTTAAATGGGTGCAAGGCTCCAGGCAGCTACCTACTTGAGTAGAACTGGTCAGTTCCCAGGCTCTAATCTTATCTGCATTAGGCTGTACGGTAGCTGATGCCCGCGATTAGTTCCAGCAGAGTGATGCAGGTAGGGATGCAGATACAGCCTAGTAGGTGAGCTCTGCCCCAACCGTCTACCCAATTACAAACATCCCTCGTCCACACTGAGGACATATCTAAACACAAAATTTACAATTGTGCATGCGAAACTTTACACTTACGTTAGTTGCCTCAACCTTTCCCCTTTCCCGGTATGCTGCAGTTAGGAATGATTTGTTCCAACACATAGAAAGCCGTGCATCTGGTAGCACCAGTTTGGGGAGAAATCAGAAGCAGCAAAACGTTTCCTCCTTGTGAATTGTGTTGCTTCGGGCTGGCAAATTAGCAACTCCAGAGAACAAATTCACAGATTTGTCGTTAGTCATTCTCTTCACATTTTCGTCTCTATTACCACGGGGTCTGGGCTCTTCTggtatttaacacacacacaacatccaGTTGCACTTCTTCAGCTCAGGGGTATTTTCCACAGCATCAGGCATACCATTTCCCTCCGATGTCAATACTGCTTAAGTCTAACTTCTGGTAGGAAACGTCAGAGTTGGGGTGATGGTGATTCTCTGGCTGCTCTCCGGGATGACAGTTGCCCGAAAAATTCCTAATCGGTTATCTCTTTCGTGCTTCAGAGACTCTAAGGTGCTCCTTCCTGTcttgcatgctctccctctctcccttctcctctgcccctctctccttctccctctcctctctcctctctgaactGAATTTCTTGATATAACTCTCAATAAGCCCAGAGGGAGGGCGTGACTGCCAGAGCCCCGCCTCCGGCCCCTGATTGGCCCGCATCTTGCGGTGCGGGCGGCTGCAGCCAGGCACGAGGGAGGGGGCGAGGAACAAGGCGCTGACTgtctcccagcctcccctcctcagCGCCCCCTCGGCAGCCGCGAAAACCCGGAGAACTGATCCTGGCCCCGGGAGAGCCGGGCTCCAGGAGGCGCACTGAGCATGCCCAGCAGGGTTCGGCCCGGAGGGAAGTGCCGCTGCTCCCCAGGCCGGCGCGGAGGCAGCTCTCGCAGCGTGAGCCGCCCTTCGGTATGCTCTGTGCGGCGAGGGGCAGAGAACCGCGGAGCACCGGTGGTGGGACGAGCCGGGGCGGCGCGGGAGGCAGGCGGGCAGTGCAGGCAAGGATCCGGGGAGCCTCCCGCACCGCGATGGGcggatgggggggggcggggtgcagagaCGGCTCATCTCCGGGAGCACATTTCGCACTTGTCTTTACTAAATGGAGGGGCCAGAATGCGAAGGGAGGGAATAGTCAAACCGGGGTATGAGACACGATATGCGCTGTCACCCCTCAGGAGGAAGCACGGGCCAACGGATCTCCGGAGAGCGTTAAACAGACAACAAGCCCGGTGCTGCAACTAGAGGCTTTTGCTGGCAGGAACATTggcaagaagggcagagagggcggATAGCGAAAGGTCGGAACAGGATATTTGAATCTCAACCAGGACcggaaagaaaattaatttgcGCACTTTCTAGAAGCAGGGTGATGGAAGATGcctggggaaagggaaagtgGCAGCTTCTGGGACGCCCTTGATCAGCCCCAGGCCTGTCTGGCGTGCGGTGCAAAGTCTCGTCTCGGAGAACAGCGTGGGCCACAGCGACCTATCTTAGCTGTCCTTGCACTTCGACTCCCGCGGTGTCCAGAAACCTAGGAACCCGAGCTCGTCAGGTCGCGCTGCTGCAGCAAAACCTGCATCCATCTCACCTAACTGCAAACTTTGCTTGTGAGAGGCTGGAAGGAGTCCCGTCCAGCTGTTCCCCAAGCTGTAgaacatttcctttccttttgcacTTCTGATTGCAACTTTACATGTGTACTTGTCTCTCCCTGTGCATTTCTGACTCCAGTTCTGTACCAAATCCTCACAGGTTTCTCCTTTTCATACAAGAGCTAAACGGAATGACTCCGGAAAGGATCAGCCTTATTCCCTAAATATTAGCCCCCGAAGCACTGTTTTcgattgatcttttaaaattagcaaaCCACGAAGATTTCTGTAAGGGACTCTACCCACAACGCCAGATACCTAAGTTTGAGGCATTAATAACAGTTCACTTggaacaacacacaaaaaaaatatttttgaatgaccTGTAAAAGTTGTCTGACAAAGTCTTAATGCGTGATTGAATAACTTGTTCTAACTTAGAGGATAAAGAGTATTTGTCTTAAACCTCCGTGTTCCTCATTCTGTACTGGGCTGTAGAAGCACTAAAGACTCTACAGTTAAGCACTATGATGGCATGTTCCTTTTGTTTCAGTACaatgttttggttgttgttttttttccaataagaacaacttatttttagatatttaaaagtaaaaaaggaaatcattaagCCTACCAATCT
The sequence above is a segment of the Panthera uncia isolate 11264 chromosome A1 unlocalized genomic scaffold, Puncia_PCG_1.0 HiC_scaffold_16, whole genome shotgun sequence genome. Coding sequences within it:
- the PCDH9 gene encoding protocadherin-9 — its product is MDLRDFYLLAALIACLRLDSAIAQELIYTIREELPENVPIGNIPKDLNISHINAATGTSASLVYRLVSKAGDAPLVKVSSSTGEIFTTSNRIDREKLCAGASYAEENECFFELEVVILPNDFFRLIKIKIIVKDTNDNAPMFPSPVINISIPENTLINSRFPIPSATDPDTGFNGVQHYELLNGQSVFGLDIVETPEGEKWPQLIVQQNLDREQKDTYVMKIKVEDGGTPQKSSTAILQVTVSDVNDNRPVFKEGQVEVHIPENAPVGTSVIQLHATDADIGSNAEIRYIFGAQVAPATKRLFALNNTTGLITVQRSLDREETAIHKVTVLASDGSSTPARATVTINVTDVNDNPPNIDLRYIISPINGTVYLSEKDPVNTKIALITVSDKDTDVNGKVICFIEREVPFHLKAVYDNQYLLETSSLLDYEGTKEFSFKIVASDSGKPSLNQTALVRVKLEDENDNPPIFNQPVIELSVSENNRRGLYLTTISATDEDSGKNADIVYQLGPNASFFDLDRKTGVLTASRVFDREEQERFIFTVTARDNGTPPLQSQAAVIVTVLDENDNSPKFTHNHFQFFVSENLPKYSTVGVITVTDADAGENKAVTLSILNDNDNFVLDPYSGVIKSNVSFDREQQSSYTFDVKATDGGQPPRSSTAKVTINVMDVNDNSPVVISPPSNTSFKLVPLSAIPGSVVAEVFAVDIDTGMNAELKYTIVSGNNKGLFRIDPVTGNITLEEKPAPTDVGLHRLVVNISDLGYPKSLHTLVLVFLYVNDTAGNASYIYDLIRRTMETPLDRNIGDSSQPYQNEDYLTIMIAIVAGAMVVIVVIFVTVLVRCRHASRFKAAQRSKQGAEWMSPNQENKQNKKKKRKKRKSPKSSLLNFVTIEESKPDDAVHEPINGTISLPAELEEQSIGRFDWGPAPPTTFKPNSPDLAKHYKSASPQPAFHLKPDTPVSVKKHHVIQELPLDNTFVGGCDTLSKRSSTSSDHFSASECSSQGGFKTKGPLHTRQVNEHFYWSISTAYKCPVNQY